The Sebastes fasciatus isolate fSebFas1 chromosome 4, fSebFas1.pri, whole genome shotgun sequence genome window below encodes:
- the fth1b gene encoding ferritin, heavy polypeptide 1b isoform X2 codes for MSSQIRQNFHQDCEAAINRQINLELYASYVYQSMAYYFDRDDKSLPNFVKFFHAQSKEEREHAEKLMSLQNKRGGRIFLQDIRKPDRDEWGSGLEALECCLQLEKSVNQSLLDLQKMATEHNDPHLCDFIETHFLDEQVKSIKQLADWISNLRLMGAPQNGMAEYLFDKHTMADEGS; via the exons ATGAGTTCGCAAATCCGACAGAACTTCCACCAGGACTGTGAGGCTGCCATTAACAGGCAGATAAACCTGGAGCTCTACGCCTCTTATGTTTACCAATCTATG gcATACTATTTTGATAGGGATGACAAATCCCTACCAAATTTTGTAAAGTTCTTCCACGCACAGTCCAAAGAGGAGCGTGAGCATGCAGAGAAGCTGATGAGTTTGCAGAACAAGCGGGGAGGCAGGATTTTTCTTCAGGACATCAGG AAACCTGATAGGGATGAGTGGGGGAGCGGCCTGGAGGCTTTggagtgctgcttgcagctggAGAAAAGTGTAAACCAATCCCTGCTGGACCTGCAGAAAATGGCGACTGAACACAATGATCCTCAT tTGTGTGACTTcatagaaacacattttctggaTGAACAGGTCAAATCTATCAAACAGCTCGCTGACTGGATATCCAACTTGCGTCTCATGGGAGCCCCTCAGAATGGCATGGCTGAGTACCTCTTTGACAAACACACCATGGCTGACGAGGGCAGTTAA